GGTGGTGAGCCGCGTTGTCGGGCGCAACTTCCTGGTCAAGCCGGGCCTCCAGCGGTCGCTGCTCGGCGACGGCCTAGCGACCATGCTGGCCTCCCTGCTCGGCGGACCGCCCAACACGACCTACGGCGAGAACATCGGCGTACTGGCGATCACCCGCATCTTCAGCGTCTGGGTGGTCGCGGGCGCGGCGGTCCTGGCGATGCTGCTGGGCTTCGTCGGCTCGGTCGCCGCCTTCATCGGATCGATCCCGATGGCCGTGATGGGCGGCGTCGCCATTGCGCTGTTCGGTGTGATCGCGGCATCTGGTCTGCGGACCATGATCGAGGGCAAGGTCGATTTCGGCGAGAAGCGCAACCTCTTGATCGCTTCGGTCATCCTGGTGATCGGGATCGGCGGCGCGACCCTCAAGCTGGGCGACTTCGCCGAGGTCTCCAGCATGGCCCTGGCGGCCATCATAGGTATCGTCCTGCACGCCGTCCTGCCCGGCAAGGAAACCGCCGGCGACACCGGCGCCATTCTCGGCGACTAGTCGCAAGAGGGCTTGGCCGGTTTCCTAGTTCGACCGGTATTCCTCCGGCAACAGCAAGACGTTGTCCTGCTCCGGCGTGACCGACTGGTGGCAACCGATGCAGAACTGAACCTTCTGCGCGCCTTTGCCCTTGGTCGTCCCGAAGACCGAGCCGTTCGGCATGACCATGGTGTAGCGCCAGTCGTCGCTCTCGGCATTGAAGCCGGCGCGCATCTTCTCCATGACGAACAAGGGGCCGATGGCGACCTGGCCGTTGCCCTTTACCTGGAAGCTGTCCTTGGCGAGAACGGCGCCGGGCCGGAAGGTGCCCGCGTTCTCGAAGAGCCCATAGTTGCGCGCCTGGTCGTTCGCGAAGTTCTGGACGTAGCGGCTGCCGTGTGTCGCCGATACGTAGGGCTGCGTGCTGTAGCGCCGGAAAGAGGCGTAGCTGACGGCGTTGCGGTCGTTCGACTTTGCGTAGGCGGCCCGCATGTCCCCGATCAGGCAGTCGTAGGCGGCCACGGCTTCGGCCGTGGTGAGTTCCGCCGGTTCGCCCGCCGCGCAGGGATTGCACGGGCTGCATGGACTGCCCGCCGCACAGGGGCTGCAGGGGTTGGCCGTTGCGCAAGGATTGCACGGATTGCAGGCCGCTGCCGCGCAGGGGTTGGCCGCCGCGCAGGGATTGCACGGATTGCAGGCTGCTGCCGCGCAGGGATTGCAGGGGTTGGACAGGGCCGCCGTGCGAAGCCGTGGAACGGCGCACTTCAGGCTGGCCTGCCCGCCTCCGGCGGCACAAGGATTGCAGGGGTTGCAGGCGGCGGCGCAGGGGTTGCAGGGATTGCCGGCAGCACAGGGGTTGCACGGGTTTGCCGCCGCGCAGGGGTTGCAGGCCGCGGCGGCGCTGGGATTGCTCTTCTTCACGGCGCAGGGGTTGCAGGCCGCCCGTGCGGGTGGCGCGGCCACCTCCGGGGCGACCGCCATGCCCGCGACGGCGACACCGGCCATCATGACGAAGGGCACCACCGTGGACGAAAGCAGTTTGCTCTTCCTCGACTGCATCTCAACTTCTCCTGTCGCAGCTCCCCCCAATCGGGCAGCCGAAGTATGGCAGCCGCCGGCCGCACGTCGGGATCACTTGCGATCACAAGCGTTTGAAAGGGTTCGAGGAGGCCAGCGGTGTCCCTGGAACGCGCGGAGGTGAGCGTTCGACGAATCCTCCCGGATTCAGCGCCGCTTCGGTTCGAAAAAGCTTGATTTCAGCCGGAAAACCGATATCTACGAAACCATACCAATTCGGTATGATTTAAGGAACGCCAATGCTTCGTCTCAATCGCTTGACCGACTATGCGGTGGTGGTGATGGCACAGATGGCTCGGCCCGGCAACCGGGTTCGGACCGCTCAGCAGATCGCCCAAGAAACCGGGGTGCCTCTGCCCACTGTCTCGAAGCTGATGAACGCTCTGGCGCGGGATTCCCTGGTTGCCTCCCAGCGCGGCGCCGCGGGCGGCTACACCCTCTCCCGCCCGGCCGACGAGATCACCGTGGCGCAGATCATTCAGGCCCTGGAAGGCCCGATCGCGCTGACCGCTTGCGTGGACGGGAGCAACGGCCACTGCGACGTCGCGTCGCTCTGCCCGATGCGCGGCAATTGGGACAAGGTCAACAAGGCGATCCAAAACGCTCTGTCACAGGTAACACTGGAGGACATGTCGACACCCGGCATGGTGTTCGACGAGGTCGAGAAGGGCGCGCCCTGCGGCGTGACCAACGCGCACTAGACGCTGCGCTTCAGGCAAATACGCAAGGAGTAGAGGACGGCATGGCGGCAACGGTCGAAACGGTCCAGCAGGTTCAGGACGTCACCGAGAAGTACAAGTACGGCTTCGTCACCGATATCGAGGCGGATACGGCGCCCAAGGGGCTGAGCGAAGACATCGTCCGTTTCATCTCCGACAAGAAGGACGAGCCCGAATGGCTGACCGAGTGGCGCCTCAAGGCCTACCGTCACTGGCTCGATATGCCGGAACCGCAGTGGGCCAAGGTGGACTTCCCGCCGCTCGACTACCAGGACGCCTACTACTATTCCGCGCCCAAGACGGCCGACGGGCCGAAGAGCCTCGAGGAGGTCGATCCTGAGCTGCTGAAGACCTACGAGAAGCTGGGCATCCCCTTGAAGGAGCAGGAACGGCTCGCGGGGGTCGCGGTCGACGCCGTGTTCGACAGCGTCTCGGTGGCGACCACCTTCAAGAAGAAGCTCGAGGACGTCGGCGTCATCTTCTGCTCGATCTCCGAGGCCGTGCAGAAGCACCCGGAGCTGGTCAAGAAGTATCTCGGCAGCGTGGTTCCCTACACCGACAACAAACACGCGACCCTGAACTCGGCGGTCTTCACCGACGGGTCCTTCGTCTACGTGCCCAAGGGCGTGCGCTGCCCGATGGAGCTCTCGACCTACTTCCGGATCAACGCCGCCAATACCGGGCAGTTCGAGCGCACCCTGATCATCGCCGACGCCGGCTCCTACGTGAGCTATCTCGAGGGCTGCACCGCGCCGATGCGCGACGAGAACCAGCTGCACGCCGCCGTGGTCGAGCTGGTTGCCCTGGACGACGCCGAGATCAAATACTCGACCGTGCAGAACTGGTATCCCGGCGACGAGAACGGTGTCGGCGGCATCTACAACTTCGTCACCAAGCGCGCCGCCTGCCGGGGCCGCAACTCAAAGGTCTCCTGGACCCAGGTCGAGACCGGCTCGGCGATCACCTGGAAGTACCCGAGCTGCATCCTGCAGGGCGACAATTCGGTCGGCGAGTTCTACTCCATCGCTATCACCAACAATTGCCAGCAGGCAGACACCGGCACCAAGATGATCCACCTGGGTCGCAACACCAAGTCGCGGATCATCGCCAAGGGCATCTCGGCCGGCCGCTCTCAGAGCACCTACCGGGGCCTGGTCAAGGTTTCGCCCAAGGCGACCGGGGCGCGCAACTACACCCAGTGCGACTCGCTCTTGATCGGTGACCAGTGTGGCGCCCATACCGTGCCCTACATTGAGAGCCGTAACCGGGGCGCCCAGATCGAGCACGAAGCGACGACCTCCAAGATCAGCGAAGAGCAGCTCTTCTACTGCCGCCAGCGGGGCATCGCGGAGGAAGACGCGGTCGCCCTGGTGGTCAACGGCTTCTGCCGAGAGGTGCTGCAGCAGCTCCCCATGGAGTTTGCGGTCGAGGCCCAGAAGCTGGTCGGTATCAGCCTGGAAGGCAGCGTCGGCTGAGGCCGACCGAGACGAACTGAGAAGGACGAAAAGTTCTATGCTTGAGATCAAGAATTTGCAGGTCACCGTCGAGGGCAAGGAAATCCTGAAGGGCATCGACCTGAAGATCGCGCCCGGCGAAGTCCACGCCATCATGGGCCCGAACGGCTCGGGCAAGTCGACGCTCTCCTACGTGCTGGCAGGACGGGAAGGCTACGAGGTGACCGGCGGCGAGGTGCTCTACAAGGGCAAGGACCTGCTCGGCCTCGATCCGGAGGAGCGGGCGGCCGAAGGCGTGTTCCTCGCCTTTCAGTATCCGGTGGAGATCCCGGGCGTCGCCAACACGACCTTCCTCAAGGAAGCGGTCAACGCGGTGCGCCGCCACCGCGGCGAGAGCGAACTCGACGCCATGCAGTTCCTCAAGGTCATGCGCGCCAAGGTCAAGGAGCTCGGCATCGCCGACGACATGCTGAAGCGGGCGGTCAACGTCGGCTTCTCCGGCGGCGAGAAGAAGCGCAACGAAATGCTCCAGATGGCCATGCTCGAGCCGAGCCTGGCCGTCCTCGACGAGACCGACAGCGGCCTCGACATCGACGCCCTGAAAACCGTTTCGGACGGCGTGAACGCGCTGCGCGGCCCTGAGCGTGCCATGCTGGTGATCACCCACTACAACCGGCTGCTGGAGTACATCGTGCCCGACCATGTGCACGTTCTGGCCGGCGGCCGGATTCAACGCTCCGGCGGAAAGGAGCTGGCGCGGGAGCTCGAACAGAAGGGCTACGCCGAGTTCGTGCCGAGCGACGAGGTGGCTGCATGACCGCGCCTTCCGCCCTGCCCTACACCGAGCAGTACAGCGCGCTGAAGGGCGCGCTGCCGGGTGGAGATCTGCCCTGGTTGGCCGATCTGCGCGAGGCCGGAATAGGCGCCTTCCGTGCGACCGGTCTGCCGAACCCCAAGATGGAGGCCTGGAAGTACACCAACCTCCGGCCCCTGGAAAAGCTCGCCTTCACGCCGGCCGCGACCGACCGGCCCGGACCGGACCGGCTCCCATCGCTGCTGCCGGC
The Kiloniellales bacterium genome window above contains:
- a CDS encoding SUF system Fe-S cluster assembly regulator, whose translation is MLRLNRLTDYAVVVMAQMARPGNRVRTAQQIAQETGVPLPTVSKLMNALARDSLVASQRGAAGGYTLSRPADEITVAQIIQALEGPIALTACVDGSNGHCDVASLCPMRGNWDKVNKAIQNALSQVTLEDMSTPGMVFDEVEKGAPCGVTNAH
- the sufB gene encoding Fe-S cluster assembly protein SufB, which encodes MAATVETVQQVQDVTEKYKYGFVTDIEADTAPKGLSEDIVRFISDKKDEPEWLTEWRLKAYRHWLDMPEPQWAKVDFPPLDYQDAYYYSAPKTADGPKSLEEVDPELLKTYEKLGIPLKEQERLAGVAVDAVFDSVSVATTFKKKLEDVGVIFCSISEAVQKHPELVKKYLGSVVPYTDNKHATLNSAVFTDGSFVYVPKGVRCPMELSTYFRINAANTGQFERTLIIADAGSYVSYLEGCTAPMRDENQLHAAVVELVALDDAEIKYSTVQNWYPGDENGVGGIYNFVTKRAACRGRNSKVSWTQVETGSAITWKYPSCILQGDNSVGEFYSIAITNNCQQADTGTKMIHLGRNTKSRIIAKGISAGRSQSTYRGLVKVSPKATGARNYTQCDSLLIGDQCGAHTVPYIESRNRGAQIEHEATTSKISEEQLFYCRQRGIAEEDAVALVVNGFCREVLQQLPMEFAVEAQKLVGISLEGSVG
- the sufC gene encoding Fe-S cluster assembly ATPase SufC, yielding MLEIKNLQVTVEGKEILKGIDLKIAPGEVHAIMGPNGSGKSTLSYVLAGREGYEVTGGEVLYKGKDLLGLDPEERAAEGVFLAFQYPVEIPGVANTTFLKEAVNAVRRHRGESELDAMQFLKVMRAKVKELGIADDMLKRAVNVGFSGGEKKRNEMLQMAMLEPSLAVLDETDSGLDIDALKTVSDGVNALRGPERAMLVITHYNRLLEYIVPDHVHVLAGGRIQRSGGKELARELEQKGYAEFVPSDEVAA